Genomic window (Capricornis sumatraensis isolate serow.1 chromosome 16, serow.2, whole genome shotgun sequence):
tttctgcccccttctgatgcctatgtcagaagctttctctatcttctttatactttaataaaactttattacacacacacacacacacacacacctcaatattcaaaaaatgaagatcatggcatctggtcccctcacttcatggcaaacagatggggaaaaagtggaaactgtgatagattttactttcttgggctccaaaatcactgcaaacagtaactgcagccataaaattaaaataaacacttgcattgtggaagaaaagctatgacaaacctagacagcatattaaaaagcagagacatcacttctcAGACAAAGgtgcatacagtcaaagctatggtttttccagtagtcatgtacagatgtgagagtaggactaaagaaggctgagcaccaaagaattgatacttttgaactgtggtgttggagaagactcttgaaatcccttggactacagggagatcaaaccagtcaatcctaaggaaatcaaccatgaatattcattggaagaactgatgctaaagttgaggttccaatactttagccacctggtacaaagagccgactcattgaaaaagaccttgaggctgaaaaatattgagggcaggaggagaagggggcaacagagaatgagatggttggatggcatcactgactcaatggacatgagtttgagcaaatctgggggatagtgaaggacagggaagcctggtgtgctgcagtccacagggtcacaaagagtcagatgtgacttagcaactcaacatcaacaacaacacaaaGAAGACAGACACCTCCTGAACCTGTACAAATAatcactgccctgaaaataagAATATTCCCTCATCAGTATTTGACAAGATTGACTGTTGACTTGTTTTTAGATATCTGTGCTTTCTCAGCAACTCCAACACTTCTCTATGCTGGTTATTCTCTCGTCTCTCTGGATAAATCTACTCACTGCATTTTCTGGTCAGTCTACAAATACAAATGTTGCTTTTTTCAATTCTAAGCACCTCTCTCTACTAGGCTACACACAAATTGACACTTGACTTGGGGATAATTATATGCATCTGCTATACAGAAATCTTAAATTCCACAAGCCCAAGATAGAATTTATTCTCTGCTGCTCCATCCTCAACTGCTACTTCCTCCTGCTCCAGCTTTAGAGTCTTCCATTTAGGTGAATGGCatgtctcttctcttcttcactCCAGTCAAACTATATGAACTATTGGCCCTAGATGATCCTCATTTTCCCATAATTTCCAATCACTTACTAATATTGTAGATTtactttcttaatatttttccatAAATCTTCACTTCTACATTTCCATTGCTCATGCCTCAATTTTGATAGGAAAAAGTTGCCTCAATTTAGAACCATTCCACTGGTTGGTTTCCTTGTCTGCATGCTCAAATCACTCCAAACAGAACTGAAAAATCTAAGCATGATTATACTGCACATGCATTTAAGCTATTCCATCATTCCTCTTCCCTTGCAGGTTTCTCTTTGCTCACAACTACCACTATTATTTATTGATAATTTTCTAGATCAAAATGCTCATTTCTGATTATATATTCTATGCTCTGAAATAAATAACCTTCCTATTTACCCTTCTGATGATATCTAGCAAGTTACTATAATTGTTTCTGCTATACTCTCTTCTTTAAATATGTTCCTCTTTATTTAGGGGCCCATAATAGTACCCATCTAGCTTTGAATTGAAAAGCCATGTTAATTCATGGCCCTTGACCAAACTCTGAGAACTAACCCTCTGAAATGTTCCTATAGTTATTGAGTAATAGATCATTATCTATGCCCAAAGTAGTAACCCAGGATGAACCAGATTGGCAGCATGTTTAagattaacataaaatttattatgTGTACTTGTTGCTTTGGGGTCATATAACCAGAAACTTTTAAGAGCTCTCTCACTCCAGGCTTACCTGGATAGAGACATTTCTCATATGTCTCTGATATTTGCTGCTAGACTGATCCTTCAAGAAATAGGAACACTGAGAAGACTCTTATGTGACCTctctaggctttcctggtggtggtagtgatcaagaacccgcctgccaatgcaggatacataagagatacgggttcaatccctgggtcagaaacatcccctggaggagagcatggaaatccattccagtattcttgcctggagaatcccatggacaggggagcctgggaggttacaatccatagggttgcaaagagtcagacaggactgaagcaactgagcactcatgcaTGAGACCTTTCCAGCCTTCACCAAAGTATATCCTTTTCTTGCTGTCCTACAGTGTGTCCCTTGCTGCATTAAATCTCAGCCACAAGACCAGCTTTATGGTGAGTTGCACAAGTGTTTTAGTGAATCACTGAACTAGGGAGTGGGTGTAGGACTCTTGAGATGGCCCCTCTATATCACTATATCATGTCCAATTTGGTCCCTATATTACTTCCCAGACCACTTCTGTATAGCTCCACACATTCTGTGACCAGGATCTGTATATTATATCTCTCTCCTTTAAAACAAAACCCAGACCCCATTTCACATGCTCCTGGTGAATCCTTTTAATCTCCTCCACCATCATAATCATTtctcaggaaaaataaagaactcacttttaggaagaagggaagaggatAGGGAACTCACAGTGGAAAAGTAAACTGTATATTATTTTATCAAAGATCAAGCAGTACTAAATGAATTTATCTTGCAGGATATATGTTAAGATTATCACTTATGGAAGTAATGCTCTAGATATTCAACTCTCACCTTTCTAGATACTTATAACTTGAGAAAATATTATCTGGATTTGGAGGAGGAGGGTTGGAGAATATAAAGGATTGTATATGCTGCAGATCTAAAATgtatatgctaagttgcttccagagtatctgactcttgcacagactatagcttgccaggctcctctgtccatgtgattctccaggcacaaatcctggacagagtgggttgccataccctcctcctcaaggggatcttcctgacccaggtatcaaacccgcattgcttatgtctcctgtattgccaggtaggatctttaccacttgtgccacctggatCTAAATATGATGTCAGATATTTCTGGGGCCAGAAAGCTATGATCTGTATGATGACTTTCATCCATATGGAGTTAAGAAAGTAAGTCTGAAGCAGAGGTGACTAGGTGTGCTAATCTTATACCATACATCCTTTGGAGAGCTGGCAAAGATTCACAAAAATTAGCAATGGACAGTTCTGTCTGCCACATGCACACATGTTGCTTCTCTGAGAACCTCTACCACAGGGACTGAATGTAAGCCTCCAGGGAGAGCCAGAATCAGTGCTTTATAAACCTGCTCGCCTGAAACTATGCTCAAGGCAGGAGCCATACAAGGTCCCAGCTGCACTTGATTTGCAGAAGTTGTGCCCCTGCACTGGGGTCAGGTGAGTGAGCAAAAAACCTTGAGCTAATTTAGCTCAAATCACACTGTACGTATATTGGGAATGGCAGTCAAGAGAAGTCATGGGCTATCCTAAATATGGCTGCAAACTCGATTGTGAAGATTTCTGAGGCaggatggacatttgttggagGTATACAACATCTCTTTTTCTCATGTATGATACATTCTTTATCTTTGGGAAACCATCCCTGGCCCCTTTTTCCTCACCCAATAATCACTCAATTCTTGCCATTTAGTTTAAGATCAACTGCAAGTCCATAATTAATGTAAGGAAGAAGTAAtacctaaaagaaaagaaaaggaaggcaaggaggcagggaagggggctttccaggtggttcagtgggtgaagaatctgcctgtgatacaggagacacaggacacgcGGGTTTgatcctgaattgggaagatctcctggcagagggcatggcaaccattccagcattcttgcctggagaatcctcatggacagaggagcctggtgggctacagtccacagggtcgcaaaaagtcagacatgactgaagctactgagcatgcatgaggaagaaggaaggaggcaaagaagaaaaactggaaatatggTTTGTAATTCTCACACTACATTGTAATAGAGGCTACACAAAGTATTTATCAATGAAGCCCTCATGATGAAGAGCTATGTAGAGGTCTTGTCTTAAAAGAAATAGTTTAAAGAACTGATAATATTAAATCTATATGGtaagatatttaaaaagcacAGTAGCTCTGCATTTAtgctctgaagaactgatatgATTTAGTTTATGTAGCATTTCTCAGGGCAGTGCAAGGAACTCCAGGACTCTGTGCAGCTTTAGTGCTCTGAAGCAGCACTAACACCTTTAAAGATCTGTATGGCCAGAAAGCCACTTAGTATATTGGCAATGTAGCAACATTTCTCAGAAagttgtacattaaaaaaaaaaaaaaaagacttttggaATTCTACTTACACTATTTTCCATAACTATTAGACACAGATCAATAAAATGTTATAACCCTTTGGTTTATAATGATGAGATACTTAAAGAAGAAACTATGGGTTATTCAGAGAGAAGCATGCATTGGTTTGTTTTGCAAGCTCTGACCTTTGTCCAGATATGCTCTATCTTCCATTGTCTGGTAACTCCTATCATTTTAGCATTTCTTTGTGAGAAAGTCCAGACATTTTTAGTGTATCTCTCTTCTCCACGTGTAAATGAATTCTAAAACTGTATGActgtttcttgtgtgtgtgtgtgtgtgtgtgtgtgtgtgtgtgtgtgctcagttgttcagtcgtgtctggctctttgggaccccacggactgtagaccgccagcctcctctgtccatggaattctccagacaagaatattggaatgagtagactatccctcctccaggggatctttccgacccaggaattgaactggggtctcctgcattacaggcagattcttttccagctgagctaccagggaagcccttgtataaCTATACTTCCTCAGAATTTGGCTTCATATGTACCATATATACTCTCTGAAAAGCCCAGCTATGTGGCAGACCCATAATAATCACTGAATTATGCTGGAAGAACTAGTTCACACCACTAACCAAAGGCAGTACCcactgctgtttttctttcatacATTTCCTTCCCTGGTAATTCTCTGCAGTCCTAGTGTACCTGTGATTTTAAACACACTGTAATTAAAAGCGTGTGTAGcgcagggaattctactcaatgcaCTGTGGTGTTCTCAATGGGAAGCAAATCCAAAAGGCagggagatatatgtatattcatatgtAAGGGTTTTTCATTTTGCTATCCAGTAGaagctaacataacattgtaaagcaactataatgaaatataaattaactaataaaaaaataagtaaaattttgttaaaacagGTGGATGGATACTAAGTCCACTCATTGCCCATCTCTCCCTCTGTAACCACAACTCAGAAAAATTTTATTAGGACAATATACATAAATCATAGCACTCACCCCCCTCACATTTCAGTAGTTTATCtattaaaaaagatttaaaaaacagcTTTCCTTTTACTATTACAGATCCTCTTTTCGCAAATATAATAGCATGACACCTGCCAGCTTTGCTTTTCTTATAGgtgtttctccttcttcttctccttctttttcttcttcttcatccaCTATTTGTCCTACCATCAGTGCCAATATGTTTTTGCTATTCAATTACCATGCCTTATTTTGGGTTTGACAACATCGCTCACTTTTCGTAGAATATTTTGTCTGGATTTTCCTTAGACTAAGAGTTAACATGTGAATGGGGACTGCAGGCATTCTTCATGAGTCTATACAGCAGCATTATAGTTGGTTTATGAAAAAGAATTAGACTAAAATGAAGATTAACTGTTCATAACTGCCACATACATAAGACTGCCCAAGGAGATGTTGACAAACAGAAGCATCATTCAATGTGAACAAAGTCTCATTTGAACTCGATGAACTGAGATTCCACACTTTATTCCTTTCATTAATAATTGTCCATGAGGGAATCAGGATCATTAAAAAGGTGAGTCATGGAGAGCAGGATGCAGATAAAGAGTTGGAATCCTTTATGTGTCCCATAGTCAGTGCCCTCATGAATTAGTTTATGGATGTGTTCTCTGTTGACCAATGGGTTAGTGGACCTTCAATAAGCTATACATCATCTGTAAGTATATTATTTAAACTGAGTACATAGCAGGAACTCAGTAATTGTGCATGGCATTGAGATTATACTGTATTTCTAATGACAAATATTATCTAGTTTTGACCTTCCTTCTTTCACAGATCTGTACcagatattcaaatattttttaaacttctgtaaCTAGGATTAAGAAGGGACACAAATCCaggaaaaatacagataaaaCTCAAACTCTTCCTAGTATTTGTCACAGATATTAGTTCTGATGTCCCAACTGCCAGAGCAAAAGATAGATCTGGTTATATCAGGAGTTCAGACTTACTGTTAACATTCTTATACACTTTGTTTTCTAACTACCAAGAAGTCATTGAATACAATTATCCAAATCTCGGTTTCTTTAGAACCCTATTATTATGGTACAAAAACTGATTTAGATTATGTACAAGGACACTGCATTTTCAATACAGAGTTTCGCTTTGccttttttattcataaaaatatctGCCTATGAGAAAgaaattttctagaaacaaaagGCCTAATTTGCTTCTGTAAACTAGGACAAACCACCCAAAAGAGAGTGTAGCATTATACCCTAGGGTAATGTCTAAAGGAATAGGATTCAGTATtgtgaggagaaaaaaagagcaatATTTATCTGAAGGCATGGGCCAGGGGTGCCATATGGGATGAGATGATAGGAAATGCTATAAAAGAGTAACTTTTTGCTGTCTCCATAACTTCTAAAGAGCAAAAATCTCTCAGAGATATGGCAATTCCTACCAACAATAATGCCAGCAGTTTCTTCTTCATACTGATGGATTTCCCGGGACTGGAGGCTGCTCACTGCTGGACAGCTGTTCCTGTCTGCTTCATCTATGTTCTCTCTTTGCTGGGCAACACCACCATACTGCACATGGTCAAGTCTGTTCCCAGCCTCCACACTCCCATGTACCTCTTCCTCTCCATGCTCTCAGTGGCTGACCTGGGCCTCACAGTTTCCACACTGCCTTCCATGGCAGCTGTTTTTCTCCTGGGCCAGAGGAAGGTGGGAGCTGCAACCTGCTTTGTACAGCTCTTCTTCATCCACACATGCTCAGTAATTGAGTCAGCTGTGCTGTTGGCCATGGCTTTTGACCGCTGCGTGGCTATCCGAGCGCCCTTACGCTATGCCACCATCCTGACAGCCAAGCGCATCAGGGCCATTGGGCTGGCCAGTGTGACCCGTAGTGCTGCCCTCCACCTGCCCCTGcctgtactccttggaagactgCAGTTCCCACCTGTGAATGCACTGTCACATTCCTACTGTGTTCACCCTGATGTTCTGAGGCTGGCCAGTTCCAGCACAGTTGTGAACAGTGGCCTTGGGCTCTTTGTGATGCTCTCCACATTGGGTGTGGATGCGGTCCTCATTCTCCTCTCCTATGTGATGATTTTGAAGGCAGTATTGAGCATTGCTTCCAATGCTGAGAGACTCAAAGCTTTCAACACTTGCATTTCCcacatttgtgttgtatttttattttataccccACAGATCAGTCTGTCCATGATCCATCGCTTTGGGAAAAAGAAGCTGCCAGCTCAGATATTCATCCTTCTCTCCTATTTGCACTTTCTTGTACCTCCAATGCTCAACCCAATTGTCTACACTGTCAGAGCCAAAGAGATTCGAGTATGCATTCTGAAGATGTTTCAATGCAGAAAGTTCTGAGCCTCAGGGATAAAACACTGGTTATGACAGCCAGCCTGCTGACTGAAAATTTCTCAGAGAGGAGGCAGAGAATTCCTTCCATCTGGCCTatcaattaatttttgaaaaacactCACTGAAATACATCGTAATATTTTTCTAGCCATCAAAACAGTGCCTgcttaatgaaaaaaagaatatgcttCTTGTTTGAGAAAGTCATTACCAGTCTGTTAAAAAACTCAAGATTGTTATAGAGGAAACTGACAGCCTCCTGAGAGTATCATTTTCATGTAAAAGCAAGCAAATTAGATAGGATTCAAAAATTGCATCTAAGATTTCTCCCAACTAAAAATCTAGAATCATAAAATTAAACTCAAGAGGACCTCACTTGGTTTACTATCTAAAAATCTgtaaaaaaagtgaaatcaaaatgtttttcttatgatCTGCATACTAAATAGAGAGATGAGTTACACTGGAAAATGTAAACTCAGTGGAATTCTTCAAAAATTGAAGTGTActtaagaaataaatgtgttCATTATCATAATAAAGTGAAGTGTATCACAATGTGAATATTATGCAGCTCAGAATTTCTTTAAACTCCAGTACATCTGAAAAGCAGGCACAGCCTCTAATATTTTCCAGCCCTTTGAATGTAGTTAAAGCACTGCTCCTCACTTCCTTATGGAGACATAGGATATTCTCTGCCCTCAGAAACTATCATGTTATAAACTTTGGATGATGAATACAATATATAAGTGGATTGTCTCTGAAATTtaaggaagatttaaaaaaataagcaaagttgTCATCCTGTAAGACCATTTTTATGAGAACTGACTGGATTTTATAAACAAATCAAAGCTAGAGAAATTGATTTACTTTGTCAGAGTCTCTTTCTTTCTGGACTAAATCATTAGCTAACTTCTCTGATGGAACTGATCTTTGCCAAAATAAACATTATCAGGTCAAGTAAGTCTGTCCCTCATATGCTAATATTTTCCATCAAGTTGTACCACAttggggattccctgatggctcagatggtaaagaatctgcctgcaatgcgggagaactgggttcagtccctgggttgggaagatctcctggagaagggaatggctactgacttcagtattctgacctagagaattctatggacagagaagcctggcattctacagtccatgaagttataaagagtcggacacgactgagcgactttcacttcactactcTGTACCATATTAACAGTTTCTTATGATGTTAGGATGGAAAGGAGATGGGTAAATGGGTAATGGGTAAATGCAAATTACCCATATTTTATTTCTCCCTTACAGAGTCATTCatttaaatcatatttatttaCCTATGCTGAGCTAATCCCTAGTCAAAGTATAATGAAACCAAATTGGAATATCTCTTTCTCAGTGTGAAAGTTTAATTCATCAGGGGAAATAATATTGTAAACAAATAATTCTCCAGTAATTTAAGGAGGTTTGGTGGCAGACAGTACAAGTTAGAATGAGGACACATGGAAAGATAGGTCCATGTCCTTATTGGGATATCAAGAGACACACCTTTGAACACTTACTAAGATTTCCCAAAATCTGGAGGAGTTAGGCATGGAGAATAAgatatcatttataaatattgaaTTTCAGCTTACAAAAATTGAATCTACTAAATTAGTATGACTTTCAGATAgcttgagaagaaagaaaagattttagTATATATCCAGAATACCAAATTATGAAACATCaacaatatttgaagaaaaatctaaaatcatCCCTCACCAGTATAATTAGTCCCATGTAATTAATTCTCATTCTGCTGGAACTTGGCTTGGCAAACTCATGGCTCCATCTGCACTACTAATGTTCTGGAGATTGTTATTCAGTCCATCAGTAAAATCTCAAAATTGTTTAAGTAATGTCATCAGAACTCTCTACCCAAGAATTAGTAATTGGTACAgttattcatgggcttcccagttggctcagttgtaaagtatttgcctgccaacataggagatAGGGGTTTGATttttgggtctggaagatcccctggagaaagaaatggcaacccactccagtgttcttgcctggggaatcatATGGACAAAaaaacctggtggactacagtccatggggtcacaaaaagtcagatacactGAGTGGCTAAGTGTGCACTCACAGTTATTCATAGGAGCTCTGAGACAGTCTTTTTTAGTTGAAGAAGAAGCCATCTGTCCTGTGGCTTATTTCAAGAGCTCTCCAGGGAAGTGCCAGaataaaacaacaaccaaaacaacaaaaccatttgcaaataatgaaatacttaaaatgtctatgtttgttttattactgacatttttctaaagagaaaGATCAGATAAGAGGTCATGATAAGAAAAGGAGTTTGTTAGTTCCTGTGGCattcaaaacaaatataataaagtcaagttaagaaaaaacaaagaaacaatgggtatgaatttgagcaaactccaggagacagtgaagaacagggaagcctggcacgctgctgtccatggggtcacagagatggacatgacttagagattgaacaacaataaaatactAGACAAAATGTCTATATGGATAATAATTTTACCTATTTTCAAAGAAagtataatatttaatttataaaaatgaatgaatgcaatCTTCATTGAGAAAGAAATCTTGAGCTGTAACAATATTATACTGagacataaatatgtataatttacaaaaatttattaaatacataTCCAAGACATAGAAGTTCAGAGTTTCAGAATAGTTTTATAGGTACTAAATGCCTGCATTTTCATTAAACTGAGAACAGAAAACTATTGCTACATTCAAATTAAAGAAGTAGGTCATGaccaagtaaatatttttttaaaaaataaattaagttacTATTAATACACTGTAGTTTCCTTCTATCAGGCAAAGCTCCTTTAGGTTTCTGACAAATAGATATGGATTATGAAGAGCAAGACATTAACAAATCTTTAGGAAATACCATACAAAGAGAATATAACTTGTGAGATATTTATACCAACAACATTTTAATTGTACCAGTTTAACCTAGGGAAAACAGAGCATCTCTTCTAATCTGACAATTCTTCCTATTGAATCCATCCATCATAACATACCAAATAAACTTAAATACTTATAGCACCTCTCTTTTTATAAGGTGAAATAACAAATCTTTGTGATTTTCCAGTGGCCAATGGGAAATCTGAAAGATTGTTTTAAGAAGAAAGAtactctgaaatttttttttttttttgactgctttaattttattttacttttaggaTTCAATTTTGGGAAGGCAAAAGCCAAAAGTTGTAAAATATCTGTACATTTAACATAGGATCCTAGGTGCTTGAgaatacttgtttatttatttgtaaatgccaataaaatttttaaaaatagaatgtaacTGACTATAAATAACCTTAGCTGTTTTCTAAATGAGGAATCTTTTTAATAATCAAAAACATAGTAAAGTCAACATCACCATAGAAGGTTATTCTGTCAATAAAAAGAATCTTTCCTATATAGGGAGATCATATATGTTAAAAGTATGAACCTTTATACTACAGATTAGGTAatgaacataaagaaaaaaactcatcAAAATCTATATTTAACCAAACTGAACTATAATTCTGACTAACTTGTGTTTCATTATATTTTGTAGTATGTCTCTGAAAGATACATTTCCAGAATATGGAAATATTGAAATCCTAGAATCTTGCCAGAGGGAATATAAAATagtgcagctactgtggaaaagaGGTCAATGGTTCCTCAAAAGTTAAACAGAATTTCCatgagatccaaccattccattcagGTACTTGAAAGAACTTAAAAAACAAGTATTCAAATGACACTCATATgtgaatgttcattgcagtatcatTCTCAAAGGCCAAATGGTAGAAACATcacaaatgttcatcaactgatgaatgttaaacaaactgtggtatacataAGAAATGGGATGTTATCCaattaagaaacagaataaaattctGTTACATTCTgtaacatagatgaaccttgaaaactttATGCTGCAAGAAATAAGCCAGATATAGGAGAAGAAACACTGTGTGATTGAAACTGAGCAAGACCCTGAGGGAGCCCTCttggataaaaacaaaacaaaatggctcCATTTCCtgtttacagaaagaaaaaagaaagaaagaaaaataaaagatttcagTCTCTTAGGCCTTCTTGGATTAGAAGACTCAAGCAGTTACTGATTAGGACAATAGTCACAGGACTCCTAGTTCCTTCTGAAGGGATACAGATAACAATCTGATGCACACATTTGAGCAGTTCTATAGAAACcaaggcttccttagtggctcagcagtaaagaatctgcctgccaatgcaggagacacaggttccatccctgggtctggaagatcccctggagaaggaaatggcaacccacttgattATTCTTGACCCAGACCTGCTCCCCCTGCAGGTGGAAGATGTGACTACATGTTGACCTCTGGGAGCATGATTGGAACCAGAAGTTAATGATTGATATTCCAGAAAGAGCATGGTGTTGCAACACCACCAACCAACCAGAAGGTCCATAAGCTGAACACGTATCTTAAGACCCTCTCCCCTActctttttgcctttaaaaattttgGTCCTGGGCCAGCCAGCAAAATGGATTTGAGATAAGCCTGTGTTTCCCatgggctcagttggtaaagaatccacatgcaatgcaggagaccctggtctgTGTGTTTCCCAACTTCAAAGTTGGTGCCTACTTGGCTAATGACTTTGCTCCAGGCTCTGGTGCTGCAGTTTTCTTGGTCTCACTGTGCATCAGGCACACAAACTTAGTTTCAACAATATGATccaatttatattaaatttagaaTATGGAAATTTATTAGTTCACATTGGGAATATACTTATtatcactgaactgtatacttaaagcacttaaaaatgtgaaattctaAGTTGAAATGTTTTGAATATGAAGATAGAGAGACTATATCTGACTtatagtgagaaaataaattaaattcaaataatCTTCCAAAATAATTTAGGTCTTAGTTAAAAGGTAGATAAAATTCCCTTGTTAGTTACTCACACCATTTGACTATCTTCTTTCACATTTTTGTAAAAAACTGACTCAAAGTCTACATTTATAATGCAACacttgggatttgggtttggtcACGAGTCCATCTTAAAATGTAATCCAAAGAAATCCTCCCAAATTTttgaattaatatataatttcataagTAATTATACTTTCCAATTTAAATAACTTATGCAATccctaatttttttatttttccactttgcTTAAAATTTGCAATGTCACCAATGTATTACAAAACTCATTATTCTCAGTATTTTGATTACAAGTAAAATATCATCATCATTAAAAATGAGTATAATCCTCAAATCCAGTATAtcaatttttgttattatattcTATCTTTCAAGCGCGTTCACTCCTTGACTTCATAGCATCTGGACTTTACCCTTTTCTCTGGTCCcagtttttttcatctttcatattCACTCTGGATCACAC
Coding sequences:
- the LOC138092175 gene encoding olfactory receptor 51G1-like, giving the protein MAIPTNNNASSFFFILMDFPGLEAAHCWTAVPVCFIYVLSLLGNTTILHMVKSVPSLHTPMYLFLSMLSVADLGLTVSTLPSMAAVFLLGQRKVGAATCFVQLFFIHTCSVIESAVLLAMAFDRCVAIRAPLRYATILTAKRIRAIGLASVTRSAALHLPLPVLLGRLQFPPVNALSHSYCVHPDVLRLASSSTVVNSGLGLFVMLSTLGVDAVLILLSYVMILKAVLSIASNAERLKAFNTCISHICVVFLFYTPQISLSMIHRFGKKKLPAQIFILLSYLHFLVPPMLNPIVYTVRAKEIRVCILKMFQCRKF